The genomic window CGGGCACGGTTGCGGCGGCGTGGAGGGGGAACCCTACGCGAATGAGCAGCTACCGCGATCCGACCCTGCGCGGCGGCGTGTATCCGTCCGAGGAGGAGATCGACCCGACCGGCGTGGGCCCCGACCCGGGCGGCGCGCCGTCGGCGTACCCGACCGCTCCAGTGCCGGCGCCCACCCCGGAGCCCGAGCCCGACCCCGCGCCGGGACCGAAACCGGCGCCGCGGGCGGCCGACGGCGGGTCGTACTCGATCGTCACCCACCACCTGGACGGGTCGACCGAGGTGGTCACCGACCTGGACGGCGACGGGATCGCCGACGTAGTCCAGTTCGACCTGGACGGCGACGGCGTACCGGACATCACCTATCTGGACAGCGACCGCGACGGGCGGCTGGACACGGTGCTGCGCGAGCCGCGCGGACCGGCCCGCTGACCGGCCCGGTCCGGTGGGCACCGGGCGGGCTCAGAGCTGCGGCATGACCTCTGCGGCGACCAGTTCCAGGTGGTCCAGGTCGGCCAGGTCGAGCACCTGGAGGTAGGCCCGACGGCTGCCGATCTCGGCGTACCGGCCGAGCTTGTCGACGATCTCGGCGGGCGTGCCGGCGAGGCCGTTCTCCCGCAGCTCGGCCGGCTCCCGGCCGATCGCCGCGGCCCGCCGGCCGATCTCCGCCTCGTTCCGGCCGCAGCAGAGCACCAGCGCGTTGGACCAGACCATGCCGGACGGGTCCCGGCCGATCTCGGCGCAGGCCGCCCGCACCCGCGCGAACTGGGCCACGGAGTCCTCGACCGAGGCGAACGGCAGGTTGAACTCGTCGGCGTAGCGGGCGGCGAGCCGCGGGGTGCGCTTCGGACCCGCCCCGCCGAGCAGGATCGGCGGTCGCGGCTGCTGCACCGGCTTGGGCAGCGCCGGCGAGTCGCTGACCGGGTAGTACTTCCCCTGGAAGTCGAA from Micromonospora kangleipakensis includes these protein-coding regions:
- a CDS encoding LLM class F420-dependent oxidoreductase produces the protein MELRIFTEPQQGASYDQLLAVARRAEETGFGAFFRSDHYLKMGSGRGEPGPTDAWTTLAGLARDTTRIRLGTLMTAATFRLPGPLAITVAQVDQMSGGRVELGIGTGWYAEEHTAYGIPFPALGERFDRLEEQLTVITGLWETPAGATFDFQGKYYPVSDSPALPKPVQQPRPPILLGGAGPKRTPRLAARYADEFNLPFASVEDSVAQFARVRAACAEIGRDPSGMVWSNALVLCCGRNEAEIGRRAAAIGREPAELRENGLAGTPAEIVDKLGRYAEIGSRRAYLQVLDLADLDHLELVAAEVMPQL